Proteins co-encoded in one Bombus pyrosoma isolate SC7728 linkage group LG4, ASM1482585v1, whole genome shotgun sequence genomic window:
- the LOC122566674 gene encoding radial spoke head protein 9 homolog has translation MECLKLLETLDIFGYAGICVGTENSQLLQNSLIILQKENHFQKCYYWGKIYGVRNDYHIAFGFEKDCLNDQVYYYSTDGLNWLLLPKANKCARFLTPLTINNFEGDPSIATNVYNVNPPFPPNEDPKKYYDGPIPKELKEEDRLAATIEIIREDAIIIPRGAWFKCPNGNVIENLSFEGLSVTDASYLKSYLHARSPQQKWNTNLLTRPDYNYAIDFLDTIDMDVPSGCWNLQFLHGKQSVILHSLFWPGMTFYHKLHSPHYGFLYFGHGKKNMDIVFML, from the exons atggAATGTCTGAAACTTTTAGAGACTCTAGATATCTTTGGTTACGCTGGCATATGCGTGGGAACAGAAAACTCACAGCTATTACAAAATTCTCTCATAATATTGCAGaaagaaaatcattttcaaaagTGTTATTATTGGGGTAAAATCTATGGGGTTCGAAATGATTATCATATTGCGTTTGGTTTTGAAAAAGATTGCTTGAACGATCAAGTATATTATTACAG TACGGATGGCTTAAATTGGTTGTTACTACCGAAAGCAAATAAATGTGCACGATTCTTGACACCTCTTACAATTAATAACTTCGAAGGGGATCCTTCTATAGCCACCAACGTTTATAACGTTAATCCTCCGTTCCCGCCAAACGAAGATCCCAAAAAATATTACGAC GGCCCTATACCAAAAGAACTTAAAGAGGAAGACAGACTGGCAGCTACGATAGAGATAATTAGAGAAGATGCCATCATAATTCCTCGTGGTGCATGGTTTAAGTGTCCCAATGGgaacgtaattgaaaatttaagttTCGAAGGACTCAGTGTTACAGATGCTTCGTATTTAAAATCGTATTTGCACGCTCGTTCCCCACAACAAAAATGGAATACCAATTTACTTACGAGACCTGATTATAATTACGCAATAGATTTTTTAGATACAATTGATATGGATGTGCCATCAG GATGTTGGAATCTACAGTTTTTACATGGCAAACAATCAGTGATTTTACATAGTCTTTTTTGGCCTGGAATgacgttttatcataaattacatAGTCCGCATTATGGATTTCTTTACTTTGGACATGGGAAAAAGAATATGGATATTGTCTTTATGTTGTAA
- the LOC122566675 gene encoding ankyrin repeat domain-containing protein 49-like — MSSSGEESDQLTDLEAIRDRMLSQPRSERMQVSAWEDDDDGVEAERNAKEPDAKEILTAAENGELDKVQKLLMENPLLLECTDKDGYTPLHRACYGNHVGIVEYLLQAGAKIDAKTMDEWQPLHSACCWNNVECAMVLIANGADINARSKGDQTPLHLVSASSHNSPALQLLLLHPDTNPRLVNSSGDTAEQIAKRTGKYYPMFEIIEDCLNVI; from the exons atgtcatCATCCGGAGAAGAAAGTGATCAATTGACGGATTTGGAAGCAATCCGTGATCGAATGTTAAGTCAACCACGAAGTGAACGTATGCAAGTTAGTGCATGGGAAGATGACGACGATGGAGTAGAGGCTGAACGTAATGCAAAAG aaCCTGATGCAAAAGAAATTCTGACTGCAGCGGAGAATGGCGAGCTGGATAAAgtgcaaaaattattaatggaaAACCCGCTATTGTTAGAATGTACAGACAAAGATGGTTACACTCCATTGCATAGAGCATGTTATGGCAATCACGTAGGAATTGTAGAA TATTTACTTCAAGCAGGTGCAAAGATAGATGCTAAAACTATGGATGAATGGCAACCATTACATTCTGCATGTTGCTGGAATAATGTTGAATGTGCAATGGTATTAATTGCAAATGGGGCAGATATAAATGCCAGAAGTAAAGGAGATCAAACTCCTTTGCATTTAGTATCTGCAAGTTCTCATAATTCTCCTGCTTTGCAACTTCTTTTATTGCATCCAGATACAAATCCAAGATTGGTAAATTCAAGCGGAGATACAGCCGAACAGATTGCAAAAAGAACAGGAAAGTATTACCcaatgtttgaaattattgaagattgcttaaatgttatttga